The following DNA comes from Buttiauxella agrestis.
TTAATGGTAAGGAGATATATAAGGCAAAGACTAGTTATATTGTTGTGGGGTATGATAATGATGGTATCTTTAAAGGCAAAAAATATTATTTAACTAAAGCAACAATTTCATATACATCAGATGATTCATGCTACCCAGACAAACCAGGTGCACATTGTGGAATGAATGCCATTCTTGACCTGACAAGTGGAAGCCCCATAATTTCCAATGAATTTTTCTCTGAATTTGGAGAATCTAACATTACTTGGGTTTCATGGGGAAAGGCTAACTCCATCATAGTAATCGATGATGAATTAAGATTTAAATACTCAAATGGACATGTTGAACAAGTTACCAAAGATAAATACTCCATTACTGGTAGCTCTCGAAATAAATAGAATTGAATCACAGATTGATATAAAAACATGAAAAATTAATATCAAATAAAGGAAGGACAACCATCACTTATAGATAATTGCCCAACACCGAATACGAAGATCTACTGTTTATGGCAGCAGCCCGCAAGATTATTAATAATCGGGCAATCCGCGCTGTCGTCGCCAGGGCATGAATCCGCCAGCGCCATCAACTGTTGGCGCATTCCCTGTAGCTCTTCAATAACCTTTTCGATGTCTGCGACTTTCTGCAAAGTCCGCGCTTTTACGTCGGCACTATGGCGCGCCGGATCGTTGAACAGATTCACCAGCTCGCGACATTCTTCAAGATTAAAGCCCACCTGGCGGGCCTGGCGCAGCAACGTCAGCTCATCCAGATGCTTTTGCGTATAGCTACGGTAGCCGTTGTCAGAACGCAGCGGCGCCGTAACCAGACCCTTCTCTTCGTAAAAACGAATCGCTTTGCTGGTTAAGCCGGTTTTTTTCGCAACATCACTGATGTTCATGTTTCCTCCTGAATTTCCGTCGACACCTGAATTTCCGTCGACAGAAGTATAACCCCTGCCCCCGGTTGGGCGCAGGGGGTTTTATCAGAAGCGAATTTTTATACCGACCGATGCGGAAATATCAGAGTCCACTTGAGTATCGCCGCCGTTGTCCCAGGTTTTACCCACTTCAGTATAAGTCTGCACTTCCGTGGTCACGGCCCACGTCGCTCCCACTGCGGCTTCGGTGGTCTGGAAGCGCTGATTGGCATCAATTTTCGTGGCCCCGGCGCTGTTTGCCGTATTGCGGTACGTCACGCTATCTTGTCCGTCCGACAATTCCTGCCAGTAGTTAACCCGAATATACGGTTTTACTTTGCCGTAATCGGTGTCGTAATCCGCCGCCAGACGCACGCCGAGACGACCGATCACCGCACCGTCAGCCTCAACCGACACTTTGGTTCTTGCCGGGTCTTTTAGCGTCACGTCATCAAAATCGCTGTATTGATAGATGAGCTGCGCCTGCGGTTCAATCAGCCAGTTGCTGTTCCAAAGCTGCCACGGTTTGCCGACCTCGACCGACGCCACAAACGAGTTGCCGTCAGGGTTGTAAGTCTCCCGGTCGTTCATATTTTTCAGGTCAACGGAGTGATAACCGTACTGCAGGACGTTATCGACATAGAAACCGTTGGTGTCCGTCCAGGTACCGTAACCGCCCAAATAAGACGAGAAGGTCGAGTTGTACGCCGCACCGCCGCTCATCCCGGTAATGCCATTGATGGAGCTGTCGATATCCATAAAGGTGGTGTACAAACCGGCACGCCATTTATCGTCCTGATAAAGATCCAGCCCCATTTGCATACCGTTGTAGTTAGTGCTGCTCTGGGATTGGGTCGGATCGTCATGCTTCTGATCGACCGATTTCACGATGTAACGCGCCCAGAATCGGCCGTCCTGATCTTCAGGGACTCCCGCCTGCCACGGTTGCTCGTCGCCAACACGCTGGTGAAGTGTGCCAAGCACGGCCAAATCAGCCTGGCGGATAATCGCCCCGAGCGTGTCGAACCCAGGAACATCCGGGCGATAACCGGCGCGTAAGAACCAGTCTTCACCCGCGCCCTGTTGGTTTCCGGCAAACAGCTGGTATTCCCAGGCTCCGGCGGTGAGCACATCGCCGCCGATATTAAAGGCATCTTTGGTGGTTTGCGCCGTCGTCGTCGCGCCATTCACCGCTTCGACTACCAGGATACCGTCGCCAGTGGTCGGTTCGCCGAGCTGACTGACGTCAATATCCAGCAGCGTGCTGCCGGTAGCTGCACCGCCGTTGATCACCAGATGATCGGCAACGCCAGGGCTGTGTTGCTGGGCGGCAATTTTCAGCGTACCGTTCAGCCCGACGTAATCGCCGTTGACGGTCAATGTTGAACCGACATCACCGCCACGAAGATTGACCGTGCCCTGGTTCACCAGATTAGCCACGGTCTGATTGTGGCCGCCGGTATCGAGCGTCGCCCCGCTGCTGACAATATGAGTTGATTGACGGCTGAAGCTATTGCGGCTCGCTGCCGCCAGGGTGCCTTTCTCCACAAGCGTAATGCCGCTCCAGGTGTTTCTGCCATTGAGGAAAGTAGTGCCGCTGCCTTGCTGCAAAACTTGCCCGCTGCCAGAAATATTGCCGTTGAGGGTTACGTTATCAGAGCGGTTAATCGCCAAAGTCGCGTCATCGACAATATCGCCGCCGACGCTGCCCCCGGTTCCGCCGTTGCCCAATTGCAATGTGCCGTTGCGGATAGTCGTTTGCCCGTCAAATGTGCTGTCTTGCGTCAGCGTCAGTTTACCGTCGCCCTGTTTGGTTAAGGTGCCGCTGCCGGTGACTGCACTGAGCAGCGAAACTGAATTACCGTTGGTATCAACCGCCCCGCCACCGTTTGAAAGCGTGACCACCCGCGCGGTATCGAACGCCGCGCCGTAGCGTAATGTCCCGCCGCTCAGGCCAATTCCCGTTCCAGCGGCCCCCAGATTATTGTCGGCAGAAACTTGCAGTACCCCGCCGCTGACTTGTGTTCCGCCCTGGTATTGGTTGTTGCCGCCCAGGATTAATGTGCCGAGATCGGCTTTATTGATACCGCCTTCGCCGTCGATAACGGAGTTAATGGTCGCGGTGTAACGCGCACCCAGAAGAGTACCGTCGCCAACGCGAATCACCGTGTCGGCGGTATGCGTGGTGATGTTATCGCCACCAATCACATAGCCGTTGGTGGTAAATTGCGCCCCGCTGATGGCGACTTCACCAAGGCTGGTGTCAACCGTGACATTCCCCGCCTGGCCGCCAAACACGGCAAACGATCCGTTGCTGTATGGCGTATTAAAGCGGCCATCCGGCGTGGTGACATCGGTTGTCCAGTTGTCGTTGCCGGTGTTGTTTTGCCAGATACCATCGCCGCCGTTAATCACGCCGTTGTTTTTAAGCGATCCCCCCGTGCCACCCGCCCCGTCCCAGAAACGCATGACCGCTCCCGTACGGTTCACCAGGTTAACCTGGCCATCAATGGACGTTTGCACGTAGAGATCGTCTGCCGCTGCAGGCGCTGTGCCAATATCCAGGATGTTGTCGGTCAGCGCGCCGGTGTAGTTGAAGACGCGATAAACACCGACATCAAAGGATCCGCCCGGTGTCTGGGTGATATTCAGTTTGCCGTTAAGGCTAAGATCGCCATTGATATTAATCAGATCGTTAAGTGAGCCACCGACGGTAAACGGCCTGCCGAACTGGAAGTCGACCTGCGAATCCTGGTTGAGTGTTAATGCGCCCATCTCCAGTACGCCAACACTTGCAAGATCCTGACCCGCCGCCAGATGGCCGCCATTATCAACTTCTACGCTGCCACCCAGCACGCCCGCACCGCCGAGAGTTGCGCCGCTGTTGACGGTGGTTTTTCCGGTTGCTGCGGCTTGATTACCATTTATCAGCAGCACGCCCTGTTGTGCGTTGGCGGTGCCAGTCCAGGTATTGTCGGCGGTGAGATTTAGCGTGCCGCTGCCGGTTTTCACCAGATTTCCGCTGCCGCTGATAATGCCGCTGATGGTGTCGTTACGACTTAA
Coding sequences within:
- the cueR gene encoding Cu(I)-responsive transcriptional regulator yields the protein MNISDVAKKTGLTSKAIRFYEEKGLVTAPLRSDNGYRSYTQKHLDELTLLRQARQVGFNLEECRELVNLFNDPARHSADVKARTLQKVADIEKVIEELQGMRQQLMALADSCPGDDSADCPIINNLAGCCHKQ